GGCCGGACGCCGGTGAAGCCGAGCACGCGGCGCACGACCTCGGCGGCGTCGAGCGTCGCCCGCTGCACGACCTCGAGCGGCCCGCGGATGCCGGGGTCCTGCACCTTGAGGAGGAGGAGCTGGTTCCGTCCCGCGACGACCGAGAGCAGGTTGTTCAGGTGGTGCGCCATGCCCGAGGCCATCTGGCCCATCGCGCGGAGCGTCTCGCCCTCGACGATGCGCGCCTGGGCCGCCTTGAGGTCCTCGAACGCCTGCTGCAGGCGCGCCGCCGAGCGCTGCGCCTCCTCGAGGAGCCGCGCGTTCTCGAGCGCGTAGGCGACCTGGGCCAGGAGCGTGTTGAGGAACTGGAGGTCGGTCGGGCCGAAGCTCCGGGCCGGGTCGCCCGTGGCGAGCGTGACGACGCCGATGATCCGGTCCTCGACGCGGATCGGCAGGCAGACCGCGTCGCCGGCGAGCTCGGGCTCGCCGAGCTGCGCCACGCGCCCGGCGATGCCCTCGCCCACGGGCACCTCGCGTGCCGCCGCGCCCTCCTCGCCCGTCCCGCGCGCCGCGACGGCGCGGAGCACGCGGCGCTCCGGGTCGAGCAGCATGATCGCCCCGCTGCGCGCGCGCACCGTGCGCATGCTGCGCTCGAGCACGAGGTTCAGGAGGTCCTGCATCTTGGGAACCCGCGAGGCCAGCTCGACCAGCTCGTTCAGCGCCGAGAGCTTGAAGACCAGGTCTTGCAGCCGGTCGGTGGACGCGCGCAGCTCCTCGAGCATCCGCGCGAACGCGCCGCCGATCTGGCCGATCTCCGTGACGCGGCCGAGGCCGGGCACGGCCGACTCGACGATCCCGTCGCCCGGCGCCGCGCCCGGCTCGGGCACCGCGACCGCCGCGGCGAGGCGCGTGATCTGCCCGACCATCCCCCGGAGGACGACGAAGCCGAGGACCGCGAGCACGAGCGAGAGCAGCAGGCTGATCTGCGTCTCGAGCGTCCACAGGGCGCCGCTCGTGCGCAGGACGGGCAGGAGCGCCAGCAGCGGCAGGAGGGCCGCGAGCGTGAAGATGATGGCCGCCGCGCGCCGCAGCCCGATGGTCTCGGAGAAGAACGAGCCTGGTCGCATCGCCGGGGCCTCAGCGGAACCGCTTGAGCAGATCCTTCAATTCGCCCTCGATCTTCTTACGGTCGGCGTCGCGGACGAGCGACGCGGGCTCGACCCGGATGGACGGCGACGCCGCCGGGCCCGTCACCTTCGCCTTCACCTCGGCCTTGTCGCGGCTCACGACGACGTCGAGGTTCATCCGGCCCGTCGCGAGGCCGTACTGGCCCGCGACGGCCACCCTCATGAGGCGGCTCGCGTAGAGGAGGTCGCGGGTCGTCACGACGCCGTTCGCGATCTGGTAGGTCCCGGTGATCGAGTCGAACTCGAGCGGCGCGCCGGAGGGCACGTCGGTGCCGAGGAGCGCGGAAACCGCGCCACCCACCCGGACGAGGCCGCCGAGCAGCTCGAGCGCCTGGGTGCCGACGACGTGGCCCGGACCGATCCGCAGCCGGCCAGGGCCGGAGAGCGTGTTCCAGATGTCGGCGGCGCTGAAGGCGAGCGCGCCGTCGAGGTCGAGCGGGCCCGTCACCGCGTAGCTCTGGCAAAGGAAGTCCACCAGCACACGCTCGACGGGGAGCCCCTTGATGGCGAGGTCGCCGAGCTCGACGCGCGTGCCGCGGTCGAGCGTCGCCGCGAGGCTCAGCGAGATCGTCCCGCCCGCGAGGCCCGCGCTGACGGGGCGGCTCGTGAGCCGCGCCCCGTCCCAGGCCACGCTCTCGAGCTTCAGCGGTACCAGCGTCAGCGTGCGCCGCCTGGGCTCGGCGCAGGCGGCGACCTCCTGCGTGACGCGCGCGCTTGCCAGC
This portion of the Candidatus Methylomirabilota bacterium genome encodes:
- a CDS encoding ATP-binding protein, which produces MRPGSFFSETIGLRRAAAIIFTLAALLPLLALLPVLRTSGALWTLETQISLLLSLVLAVLGFVVLRGMVGQITRLAAAVAVPEPGAAPGDGIVESAVPGLGRVTEIGQIGGAFARMLEELRASTDRLQDLVFKLSALNELVELASRVPKMQDLLNLVLERSMRTVRARSGAIMLLDPERRVLRAVAARGTGEEGAAAREVPVGEGIAGRVAQLGEPELAGDAVCLPIRVEDRIIGVVTLATGDPARSFGPTDLQFLNTLLAQVAYALENARLLEEAQRSAARLQQAFEDLKAAQARIVEGETLRAMGQMASGMAHHLNNLLSVVAGRNQLLLLKVQDPGIRGPLEVVQRATLDAAEVVRRVLGFTGVRPVEPVARVDLSNLVREVVELTRPRWQDQAHVRGATIEVVPRLAPVLPVVGEAPSLREVIMNLLLNSVDALPEGGTITITTGAADGHVVCTVADTGVGMTDEVRRRAFEPFFTTKGPQNTGLGLSVAHGIAQRHHGELSIESEPGRGTVVTLRLPEADAATAPDAHAAPPTPSATPIKILLIDDEVLVRQALGDSLGVLGHTVVAAASGREGLERLESGERVDVVITDLGMPGMNGWDVVRVVQARWPDLPIGLVTGWAAGRELKPEEVARVAFVIGKPYTLATLDATLAPIRPRGSA
- a CDS encoding AsmA-like C-terminal region-containing protein, which gives rise to GAGRAGRAGGGAGGGAPGALPGRVTIEKGTVTYVARGGGGALANYRVEDLDLTLGARGGALTLEGAARVQPGDLRVTIADGRLALNGKSVLEAPLHARVGVEGKDVAGLVAAGLGRAPAIAGPIKGAFVLSGTLGAPKAAGAVELASARVTQEVAACAEPRRRTLTLVPLKLESVAWDGARLTSRPVSAGLAGGTISLSLAATLDRGTRVELGDLAIKGLPVERVLVDFLCQSYAVTGPLDLDGALAFSAADIWNTLSGPGRLRIGPGHVVGTQALELLGGLVRVGGAVSALLGTDVPSGAPLEFDSITGTYQIANGVVTTRDLLYASRLMRVAVAGQYGLATGRMNLDVVVSRDKAEVKAKVTGPAASPSIRVEPASLVRDADRKKIEGELKDLLKRFR